One window of Erwinia aphidicola genomic DNA carries:
- the rutC gene encoding pyrimidine utilization protein C, whose product MPKTIITPPGTSVPIAPFVPGTLADGVVYVSGTLPFDKDNNVVHVGDAAAQTRHVLETIKSVIETAGGTMDDVTFNSIFITDWSHYAAVNAVYAEFFPGEKPARFCIQCGLVKPDALIEIASVAHIGQ is encoded by the coding sequence ATGCCAAAAACGATTATCACCCCACCGGGCACCAGCGTGCCGATTGCGCCTTTTGTGCCGGGAACGCTGGCCGACGGCGTGGTGTATGTCTCCGGGACATTGCCATTCGATAAGGACAACAACGTGGTGCATGTCGGTGATGCTGCCGCGCAGACGCGTCACGTGCTGGAAACGATCAAAAGCGTGATTGAGACGGCGGGCGGCACGATGGACGACGTGACCTTTAACTCGATCTTTATCACCGACTGGAGCCACTACGCGGCGGTTAACGCGGTGTATGCCGAGTTCTTCCCCGGCGAAAAACCGGCGCGCTTCTGTATTCAGTGCGGGCTGGTGAAACCCGATGCGCTGATTGAGATCGCCAGCGTCGCGCATATCGGTCAATAA
- the rutB gene encoding pyrimidine utilization protein B — translation MKSKPAVVCTTASSQNAITLPARPEAIVFPPEQTALIVVDMQNAYATTGGYLDLAGFDVSATRPVIDQINVAVKAARNAGIQIIWFQNGWDDQYVEAGGPGSPNWHKSNALKTMRQKPELQGTLLAKGGWDYQLVDELTPQPGDIVLPKPRYSGFFNTALDSMLRSRGIRHLVFTGIATNVCVESTLRDGFFLEYFGIVLEDATYQAGPLFAQQAAIFNIETFFGWVSDVGSFCRALQHEPTAAQQTA, via the coding sequence ATGAAGAGCAAACCCGCCGTGGTCTGTACCACCGCCTCAAGCCAGAATGCCATTACCCTGCCCGCTCGCCCGGAAGCGATTGTCTTTCCGCCGGAGCAGACCGCGCTGATTGTGGTAGATATGCAGAATGCCTACGCCACCACCGGCGGCTATCTCGATCTCGCCGGCTTTGATGTCTCCGCCACCCGCCCGGTGATCGACCAGATCAACGTGGCGGTTAAAGCGGCGCGCAACGCCGGGATCCAGATTATCTGGTTCCAGAACGGCTGGGACGATCAGTACGTGGAAGCGGGTGGCCCCGGCTCACCGAACTGGCATAAATCCAACGCGCTGAAAACCATGCGCCAGAAGCCGGAGCTGCAGGGCACCCTGCTGGCGAAGGGCGGCTGGGATTATCAGCTGGTCGACGAACTGACGCCGCAGCCGGGCGATATTGTGCTGCCAAAACCGCGCTACAGCGGCTTCTTCAACACTGCGCTCGACAGCATGCTGCGCAGCCGCGGAATTCGCCACCTGGTGTTTACCGGCATTGCGACCAACGTCTGCGTGGAGTCGACGCTGCGCGACGGCTTCTTCCTTGAATACTTTGGCATCGTGCTGGAAGACGCGACCTATCAGGCCGGGCCGCTGTTTGCCCAGCAGGCGGCGATTTTCAATATCGAAACCTTCTTTGGCTGGGTCTCTGACGTCGGCAGCTTCTGTCGCGCATTACAGCATGAACCTACCGCCGCACAACAAACGGCATAA
- the rutA gene encoding pyrimidine utilization protein A, which produces MKIGVFIPIGNNGWLISNNAPQYMPTFELNKAIVQKAEHYHFDFALSMIKLRGFGGQTEFWDHNLESFTLMAGLAAVTSRIEIYATAATLTLPPAIVARMASTIDSISGGRFGVNLVTGWQKPEYDQMGLWPGDEYFSRRYDYLTEYVSVLRDLWGTGKSDLKGEFFTMNDCRLSPQPQKPMKVICAGQSDAGMAFSAKHADYNFCFGKGVNTPTAFAPTAARMKTAADAAGRDVGSYVLFMIIADETDEAARAKWEHYKEGADEQALAWLTTQSQQDKKSGSDTNVRQMADPTSAVNINMGTLVGSYASVARMLDEVATVEGTHGVLLTFDDFLQGIENFGERIQPLMQCRLDVIDATQEVA; this is translated from the coding sequence ATGAAAATTGGTGTCTTTATCCCTATCGGTAACAACGGCTGGCTGATCTCCAACAACGCGCCGCAGTACATGCCCACGTTCGAACTGAACAAAGCCATTGTGCAGAAAGCCGAGCACTATCACTTTGATTTCGCCCTGTCGATGATCAAGCTGCGCGGCTTCGGTGGCCAGACCGAATTCTGGGACCACAACCTGGAGTCCTTTACCCTGATGGCCGGACTGGCCGCCGTCACCTCACGCATTGAAATATACGCCACCGCCGCCACTCTGACACTGCCTCCGGCTATCGTGGCGCGCATGGCCTCAACGATTGACTCCATTTCCGGCGGACGCTTCGGCGTTAACCTGGTGACCGGCTGGCAGAAGCCGGAATATGACCAGATGGGCCTGTGGCCGGGCGATGAGTACTTCTCGCGCCGCTACGACTATCTGACCGAATACGTCAGCGTGCTGCGCGATCTGTGGGGCACGGGTAAGTCAGATCTCAAAGGTGAGTTCTTTACCATGAACGATTGCCGCCTCAGCCCGCAGCCGCAGAAGCCGATGAAGGTGATCTGCGCCGGACAGAGCGATGCGGGCATGGCCTTCTCCGCGAAGCACGCCGATTACAACTTCTGCTTCGGTAAAGGGGTGAATACGCCGACCGCATTCGCCCCGACCGCTGCGCGGATGAAAACGGCGGCCGATGCCGCAGGGCGCGATGTCGGCTCCTATGTGCTGTTTATGATCATCGCCGATGAAACCGACGAGGCGGCGCGGGCGAAATGGGAGCACTACAAAGAGGGGGCAGACGAACAAGCGCTGGCGTGGCTGACCACGCAGAGCCAGCAGGATAAGAAATCCGGCAGCGATACCAACGTGCGCCAGATGGCTGACCCGACTTCTGCGGTGAATATCAATATGGGCACGTTGGTCGGCTCTTACGCCAGCGTCGCGCGCATGCTGGATGAGGTAGCAACGGTTGAAGGCACTCACGGCGTGCTACTGACCTTTGATGATTTCCTACAGGGCATTGAGAACTTCGGCGAGCGCATCCAGCCGCTGATGCAGTGCCGCCTTGATGTGATTGATGCTACTCAGGAGGTCGCGTAA
- the rutR gene encoding HTH-type transcriptional regulator RutR, which translates to MDHGVTVNSTDKPAAKASTRRSRAVAAKRNAILAAALEFFSQFGIHGTSLDKVAERADVSKTNLLYYFPSKEELYIAVLKDLLDVWLAPLRALRADQHPLEAIRDYIRLKLEVSRDHPQASRLFCLEMLQGAPLLKAELAGDLRHLVEDKAAVIEAWVVQGKLAAVQPHHLIFMLWATTQHYADFSTQVEAITGQTLQDEQFFNQTVENVQRMVIEGIRVR; encoded by the coding sequence ATGGATCATGGAGTCACGGTGAATTCGACTGATAAGCCTGCGGCAAAAGCCTCAACCCGCCGTTCCCGCGCGGTAGCCGCCAAGCGCAACGCTATTCTGGCGGCAGCGCTGGAGTTTTTTTCCCAGTTTGGCATCCACGGCACCAGCCTGGATAAAGTGGCTGAACGCGCTGACGTTTCCAAAACCAATCTGCTTTACTATTTCCCGTCGAAAGAAGAGCTGTATATCGCGGTGCTGAAAGATCTGCTGGACGTGTGGCTGGCGCCGCTGCGTGCGCTGCGTGCCGATCAGCATCCGCTGGAGGCGATACGCGACTACATCCGCCTTAAGCTGGAAGTGTCACGCGATCATCCGCAGGCCTCACGTCTGTTCTGTCTGGAGATGCTGCAGGGGGCGCCGCTGCTGAAGGCCGAACTGGCGGGCGATCTCCGTCACCTGGTGGAAGATAAAGCGGCGGTGATTGAGGCATGGGTGGTGCAGGGCAAGCTGGCGGCGGTCCAGCCGCACCATCTGATCTTTATGCTGTGGGCCACCACGCAGCACTATGCCGATTTCTCCACGCAGGTAGAGGCGATAACCGGGCAAACGCTGCAGGATGAGCAGTTCTTTAACCAGACGGTAGAGAACGTGCAGCGCATGGTGATTGAGGGTATTCGCGTACGCTAA